The following coding sequences lie in one Arthrobacter sp. PGP41 genomic window:
- a CDS encoding MIP/aquaporin family protein: MSLGIVFLSEVFGTAMLTLLGCGVVANVALRGTKGNSGGFLMVTWGWGVAVFAGVYVAAKSGAHLNPAVTLGLLINGKAEYAPDVPVDFASTLTYFGGEMLGAFLGAVVCWLAYKQHFDAEEEVASKLAVFSTGPAIRSTSWNLVTEIIGTFVLVFVILTFGGTPSGLGPLAVALLVVGIGVSLGGPTGYAINPARDLGPRIAHALLPIKGKGSSDWGYSWIPVVGPLVGGALGGIVARIAPIIVTAAS; encoded by the coding sequence ATGTCTCTTGGAATAGTTTTCCTTTCCGAAGTATTCGGAACGGCGATGCTGACCCTGCTGGGTTGCGGCGTCGTCGCCAACGTCGCCCTGAGGGGGACAAAGGGCAACAGCGGAGGGTTCCTGATGGTCACCTGGGGATGGGGCGTCGCTGTCTTCGCGGGTGTCTACGTGGCCGCAAAGTCCGGGGCGCACCTGAATCCTGCCGTGACCTTGGGCCTGCTCATCAATGGAAAGGCTGAATACGCGCCGGACGTACCGGTGGATTTCGCCTCCACCCTGACGTACTTCGGCGGCGAAATGCTCGGCGCCTTCCTCGGAGCCGTCGTCTGCTGGCTCGCCTACAAGCAGCACTTTGACGCCGAAGAAGAGGTCGCCAGCAAGCTCGCCGTCTTCTCCACCGGTCCGGCCATCCGCTCCACTTCCTGGAACCTGGTGACCGAGATCATCGGCACCTTCGTGCTGGTGTTCGTCATCCTGACCTTCGGCGGGACTCCCTCCGGCCTGGGCCCGCTGGCCGTCGCGCTCCTCGTCGTCGGCATCGGCGTCTCCCTGGGCGGCCCCACCGGTTACGCCATCAACCCTGCCCGCGACCTCGGTCCACGCATTGCCCATGCCCTGCTTCCCATCAAAGGCAAGGGCTCGAGTGACTGGGGCTATTCCTGGATTCCGGTGGTAGGCCCGCTGGTTGGCGGCGCCCTGGGCGGCATCGTCGCCAGGATTGCCCCCATCATCGTCACCGCCGCCTCCTGA
- a CDS encoding efflux RND transporter permease subunit, which translates to MRRIVAASLRFRSIVIALAAALMMVGGAQLSSASVDVFPEFAPPKVEVQTACLGLTAAEVEELVSVPLEEAFNGIDGLDHMRSKSVPQLSSIVMEFKNDMDLLTARQLVSERMATVIPTLPTWAAPPVMLQPLSSTSRVMKIGLSSDTRSLIEMSMISYWNIRAHLLRVPGVANVAIWGERLQMLQVQADPARLAAHKVSLESVMTTTANALDAGLLQYSPGAVIGTGGSFDTPNQSIGITHTQPITSPAELAQVTLEDREGLPPLRLSDVANVVEDHQQLIGDAVINGGPGLMLIVEKLPWGNTLEVTRGVEEAMKQLEPGLTGIAVDTAIFRPATFIEESLGNLGVALLLGCLLVILVLSVFLFQWRTALVSVLAIPLSLMAAALVLYWTGGTINTMVLAGLVIAVGVVVDDAIIDVENIVRRLRHHRATGGTESTARVVVNASLEVRGPIVYATLIIVAATVPIFFLDGLTGAFFRPLATSYTLAVMASMVVALTVTPAMAYIFLRNAKLEDKDPPVVRVLKRWYANALRPIVRRPVPGYVSLGVLGVVGIVAAPLLGQSLLPSFKERDFLMHWLTQPGTSNAEEVRVSELACRELMTIQGVNNCGAHTGQAFNADEVVGVYFGENWISVDPGVDYDKTLAKVQEVVDGYPGIVRDVQTYLKERIREVLTGTGYAVVVRVYGDDLATLRQEADKIKEILGGIDGAIGAKVALQANIPQIDVEVNLEAANRHGLKPGDVRRAAATMVAGEEVGDIYRDGKAYDVQVWSPPEVRTSVTSIENLILDTPSGQKIRLADVAAVSVKPTPNVIERSEGSRRIDVSANVKEGDLAKVVEKLQSEMGSVQFPVGYSAVVLGEYAERQAASQRLLFYSFGAVIVVYLLLQAAFKSWRLATLAILTLPVALVGGIIAAHLSGGILSLGSLVGFLTLMGIAARNGILLINHCQHLEQFEGVPFGPELVLRGAAERLSPILMTTLATALALVPLVVMGNIPGHEIEHPMAVVILGGLVTSTLVNLFIVPSLYLRFAKGGRGRRSTPELQPAPAA; encoded by the coding sequence ATGCGCCGGATCGTAGCGGCCAGCCTGAGGTTTAGATCGATCGTCATAGCGTTGGCGGCGGCTCTGATGATGGTTGGCGGGGCGCAGCTCAGCAGCGCATCGGTGGACGTATTCCCCGAATTCGCGCCGCCCAAAGTCGAGGTCCAGACAGCCTGCCTGGGACTGACAGCCGCTGAGGTGGAGGAGCTGGTGTCAGTTCCCCTGGAAGAGGCGTTCAACGGCATTGACGGCCTCGATCACATGCGGTCCAAGTCGGTACCCCAACTCTCATCCATTGTGATGGAGTTCAAGAACGACATGGATCTGCTCACCGCCCGCCAGCTGGTGTCCGAGCGGATGGCGACAGTTATTCCGACCCTGCCTACGTGGGCAGCGCCGCCGGTGATGCTGCAGCCGCTGTCTTCCACCAGCCGGGTGATGAAGATCGGGTTGTCCTCCGACACCCGGTCCCTGATCGAGATGTCGATGATCTCCTACTGGAACATCCGGGCCCATCTGCTCCGCGTCCCGGGAGTGGCGAATGTGGCAATCTGGGGTGAACGCCTCCAGATGCTCCAGGTCCAGGCTGATCCGGCCAGGTTGGCAGCACACAAGGTCAGCCTTGAATCCGTCATGACCACCACGGCCAACGCCCTCGACGCCGGCCTGCTGCAATATTCCCCAGGCGCCGTGATCGGCACCGGCGGATCGTTCGACACACCCAATCAGTCAATCGGAATCACCCATACACAGCCCATCACGTCACCCGCGGAGCTTGCGCAAGTGACACTCGAAGATCGGGAGGGACTGCCCCCGCTCCGGCTGAGTGACGTGGCAAACGTGGTGGAGGACCATCAACAGTTGATTGGGGACGCCGTCATCAACGGCGGCCCGGGGTTGATGCTGATCGTGGAGAAGCTGCCGTGGGGCAACACCCTCGAAGTCACGCGAGGGGTGGAAGAGGCAATGAAGCAGCTCGAACCCGGACTGACGGGAATCGCTGTGGACACGGCCATCTTCAGGCCGGCGACATTTATCGAGGAATCGCTCGGCAATCTCGGCGTAGCCCTCCTTCTCGGATGCCTGTTGGTCATTCTCGTGCTGAGTGTCTTCCTGTTCCAGTGGCGGACGGCTTTGGTCAGCGTGCTGGCCATCCCCTTGTCATTGATGGCTGCAGCCCTCGTGTTGTATTGGACCGGCGGAACAATCAACACAATGGTGTTGGCGGGGTTGGTGATCGCCGTCGGTGTGGTGGTGGACGACGCCATCATCGACGTCGAGAATATCGTCAGGCGCCTGCGGCACCACCGGGCAACCGGCGGCACCGAAAGCACCGCGAGGGTGGTGGTCAATGCATCCCTGGAAGTCCGCGGACCTATTGTCTACGCCACGCTGATCATTGTGGCGGCCACGGTCCCGATTTTCTTCCTGGACGGGCTGACGGGCGCGTTCTTCCGGCCGCTGGCCACCTCCTACACCCTCGCGGTCATGGCGTCCATGGTCGTGGCGCTCACAGTGACGCCGGCGATGGCATACATCTTCCTCCGAAACGCCAAGCTGGAGGACAAGGATCCGCCTGTTGTCAGGGTCCTGAAGCGCTGGTATGCCAATGCGCTGCGTCCCATCGTCCGACGCCCCGTTCCAGGGTATGTCTCCCTTGGCGTCCTGGGTGTGGTCGGTATCGTGGCGGCACCGCTGCTGGGCCAGTCGTTGCTCCCCTCCTTTAAGGAACGTGATTTCCTGATGCACTGGCTCACGCAGCCCGGCACGTCCAACGCGGAGGAGGTCCGTGTCAGCGAACTGGCCTGCAGGGAACTCATGACCATCCAAGGCGTGAACAACTGCGGGGCCCACACGGGGCAGGCGTTCAACGCTGATGAGGTGGTGGGCGTCTACTTCGGTGAGAACTGGATCAGCGTTGACCCCGGGGTGGATTATGACAAGACCCTTGCAAAGGTTCAGGAAGTCGTGGACGGCTACCCCGGAATCGTCCGGGATGTCCAGACCTACCTGAAGGAACGCATCCGCGAGGTTTTGACTGGTACTGGTTACGCTGTGGTGGTCCGCGTCTACGGCGACGACCTTGCTACCCTCCGCCAGGAAGCTGACAAGATCAAGGAAATACTGGGGGGCATCGATGGCGCCATCGGCGCGAAGGTTGCCCTGCAGGCCAACATCCCGCAGATCGATGTGGAAGTGAACCTGGAAGCGGCGAACCGCCACGGGCTGAAGCCGGGCGACGTGCGCCGTGCGGCTGCCACCATGGTGGCCGGCGAAGAAGTCGGCGACATCTACCGGGACGGCAAGGCCTACGACGTCCAGGTGTGGAGCCCCCCGGAGGTCCGGACGAGCGTTACGAGCATAGAGAACCTCATACTCGATACGCCCTCCGGGCAAAAGATCCGGCTGGCCGACGTGGCCGCAGTTTCGGTGAAGCCCACGCCCAACGTCATCGAGCGCTCAGAAGGGTCCAGGCGCATCGACGTCAGTGCCAACGTCAAGGAAGGAGACCTGGCGAAGGTAGTGGAGAAGCTCCAGTCTGAGATGGGTTCGGTTCAGTTCCCTGTCGGCTACAGCGCGGTTGTCCTTGGCGAGTATGCCGAGCGGCAGGCAGCATCCCAACGGTTGCTCTTCTACTCGTTTGGCGCTGTCATCGTTGTCTACCTTCTCCTGCAAGCAGCCTTCAAGAGCTGGCGGCTGGCAACCCTGGCCATCCTGACCCTGCCGGTGGCGCTCGTGGGCGGAATTATCGCAGCCCATCTTAGCGGTGGAATCCTGTCCCTGGGTTCCCTGGTTGGCTTCCTCACGCTCATGGGGATCGCGGCCCGCAACGGCATCCTGCTCATCAACCACTGCCAGCACCTCGAACAGTTCGAGGGCGTCCCCTTCGGCCCGGAACTGGTGCTTCGGGGGGCTGCCGAGAGGCTGTCGCCGATCCTGATGACGACGCTGGCCACCGCGCTGGCCCTGGTGCCGCTTGTGGTGATGGGCAACATCCCTGGCCACGAGATCGAGCATCCCATGGCAGTGGTGATCCTGGGCGGGCTGGTCACGTCGACGTTGGTCAACCTGTTCATCGTCCCCTCGCTGTACCTGCGTTTCGCCAAGGGCGGCCGCGGCCGGCGCAGCACCCCCGAACTGCAGCCGGCCCCTGCGGCGTAG
- a CDS encoding aldo/keto reductase: MRTSPRLSLNNGVLIHQLGYGLYKVPAADAEGLVATALAAGYRHFDTAAMYGNETGVARGISSQLGGDAGSGGSGELFPALSRQDIFVTTKVWNSDHGYDATLRAFDESMVNLGLDYVDMYLIHWPCAARGLFPDTYRALETLYREGKVRAIGVSNFQPAHLDRLLQTAEVIPAVNQIELHPWLQQEELRTLHDGLGIRTEAWSPLGRGQVLADPVVHACASEHGKTPAQVILRWHIQLGNIAIPKASSEGRIRENLDIFDFELSARDMAALAGLDRGYRTGSHPDTVN, encoded by the coding sequence ATGAGAACTTCACCGCGGCTCAGCCTGAACAACGGCGTGCTGATCCACCAACTCGGATACGGACTCTACAAGGTCCCGGCCGCCGACGCGGAAGGCCTCGTCGCCACTGCGCTCGCAGCCGGATACCGCCACTTCGACACGGCGGCGATGTACGGGAACGAAACCGGAGTGGCCCGGGGCATCAGCTCCCAACTGGGCGGTGACGCGGGCAGCGGCGGCTCGGGCGAGCTGTTCCCGGCTCTGTCCCGGCAAGACATTTTCGTCACCACGAAGGTGTGGAACAGCGACCACGGCTACGACGCCACGCTGCGAGCCTTTGATGAGTCCATGGTCAATCTCGGGCTTGACTACGTGGACATGTACCTCATCCACTGGCCTTGTGCCGCCCGCGGCCTGTTTCCGGACACGTACCGTGCACTGGAAACGCTGTACCGGGAAGGAAAGGTCCGTGCCATCGGCGTCAGCAATTTCCAGCCCGCCCACCTTGACCGGCTGCTGCAGACAGCGGAAGTGATCCCTGCCGTCAACCAGATAGAACTGCATCCGTGGCTGCAGCAGGAAGAACTCCGGACACTGCATGATGGACTGGGTATCCGGACCGAAGCGTGGAGCCCCCTGGGGCGCGGCCAGGTCCTCGCCGACCCCGTTGTCCACGCCTGCGCCTCCGAACATGGCAAAACCCCCGCCCAGGTGATCCTCCGTTGGCATATCCAGCTGGGAAATATTGCCATCCCCAAGGCAAGCTCGGAGGGGCGGATCCGGGAAAACCTGGACATCTTCGACTTCGAGCTCTCCGCCCGGGACATGGCGGCGCTCGCCGGGCTGGACCGGGGTTACCGCACCGGTTCCCACCCGGACACCGTTAACTGA
- a CDS encoding sugar-binding transcriptional regulator, with translation MATSRHSDALRAAQMYYLQDLTMDAIARELGTSRSTVSRLLSSARESGLVQIQIRNPLDTGPELEGRIRRRYGVDVHVVPVLEILNEAETLDRVAMQAARTIGPLVDSNAIIGVAWGSTLSAVSRHLTRKITHDSVIVQLNGAGNMHTTGITYASDIMRRFGSAYGARVEQFPVPAFFDHAATKIAMWNERSVQRILELQAKMSIAIFGVGSVDADYPSHVYAGGYLDEADLNTLATSDVVGDVATVFFRSDGSSDGIVLNERSTGPALSQLRQVRRRICVVSGASKINGLRGALAAGLATDLILDEATARRLVDFEGLAAAGG, from the coding sequence ATGGCCACCTCGCGCCACTCTGACGCACTGCGGGCTGCACAAATGTATTACCTGCAGGACCTCACCATGGACGCCATAGCCCGGGAGCTGGGGACGTCGCGCTCCACGGTCTCCCGCCTCTTGTCCTCGGCCCGCGAATCCGGCCTGGTGCAGATCCAGATCCGCAATCCCCTGGATACGGGCCCAGAACTGGAGGGTAGGATCCGCCGCCGGTACGGCGTGGATGTCCACGTGGTTCCGGTCCTGGAGATACTCAACGAGGCGGAAACACTGGACCGGGTGGCAATGCAGGCAGCACGAACCATCGGACCGCTGGTGGATTCAAATGCGATCATCGGAGTGGCCTGGGGATCCACCCTGAGCGCCGTCAGCCGCCACCTCACGCGCAAGATCACCCATGACAGCGTCATCGTGCAATTGAACGGCGCCGGCAACATGCACACCACGGGCATCACGTATGCCAGCGACATCATGCGGCGGTTCGGAAGCGCCTACGGGGCCAGGGTTGAACAGTTTCCGGTGCCGGCCTTCTTTGACCACGCAGCCACCAAAATTGCCATGTGGAATGAACGCAGCGTGCAACGGATCCTCGAACTCCAGGCGAAGATGAGCATCGCGATTTTCGGCGTGGGCTCCGTGGACGCCGACTATCCCAGCCACGTCTATGCCGGCGGATACCTGGACGAGGCGGACCTCAACACCTTGGCAACTTCGGATGTTGTGGGAGACGTAGCGACCGTTTTCTTCCGTAGCGACGGCTCCTCCGACGGGATCGTCCTCAACGAACGGTCCACCGGACCCGCACTCTCGCAGTTGCGGCAAGTCCGACGGAGGATCTGTGTAGTGTCCGGCGCTTCCAAGATCAACGGGCTCCGCGGTGCCCTGGCGGCGGGCCTGGCCACGGACCTGATCCTCGACGAGGCCACCGCGCGCCGCCTGGTGGATTTTGAAGGCCTCGCCGCCGCTGGTGGGTAG
- a CDS encoding alpha/beta fold hydrolase — MTTAQPGSAAPAYFSADLAARTSASTLELDGGKVAYWTYEPLLAGPETRTILVIHGFRGDHHGLLRVADQLPEMRIIMPDLPAFGDSAAFRSGGHSVERYGLFITEFMAALGLGPDTVLLGHSFGSIIAAHFVADHPGAVDPLILINPIAAPALAGPKGVMTRLAVLYYRLSARLPRPAGLALLRNPLIVRVMSETMAKTGDKDLRRFIHGQHHAYFSAFASRESLLESFTASVSSHVAEVAGRLTLPVLLIAGEKDEIAVLADQHRLAALLPDGELQVIPGVGHLIHYETPGPAATFIRSFLKDHPA, encoded by the coding sequence ATGACTACAGCCCAGCCCGGGTCCGCTGCGCCCGCCTACTTCAGCGCCGACCTGGCCGCACGCACGTCCGCCTCCACCCTGGAGCTCGACGGCGGCAAGGTTGCCTATTGGACCTACGAACCGCTGCTGGCCGGCCCGGAAACACGCACCATCCTGGTCATCCATGGCTTCCGCGGAGACCATCACGGACTGCTGCGGGTGGCAGACCAGCTTCCCGAGATGCGGATCATCATGCCGGACCTGCCCGCATTTGGTGATTCCGCGGCGTTCCGGTCCGGCGGGCATTCCGTGGAGCGCTACGGCCTGTTCATTACGGAATTCATGGCAGCACTGGGCCTGGGCCCGGACACGGTCCTGCTGGGCCACTCGTTCGGCTCCATCATTGCGGCGCACTTCGTGGCCGATCACCCCGGAGCCGTGGACCCGCTGATCCTGATCAACCCCATCGCGGCACCGGCGCTGGCGGGGCCAAAGGGTGTGATGACCAGGCTGGCCGTCCTGTACTACCGCCTTTCGGCCCGCCTCCCCCGGCCGGCGGGACTGGCCCTGCTGCGGAATCCGCTGATTGTCCGGGTGATGAGTGAAACCATGGCCAAGACCGGCGATAAGGACCTCCGCCGTTTCATCCACGGCCAGCACCACGCCTACTTCAGCGCTTTCGCCAGCCGGGAGAGCCTCCTCGAATCGTTCACGGCATCAGTCAGCAGCCATGTGGCGGAAGTAGCCGGCCGGCTGACCCTGCCAGTGCTGCTGATCGCGGGGGAAAAGGACGAGATCGCCGTCCTGGCCGACCAACACCGCCTGGCTGCGCTGCTGCCGGACGGAGAGCTCCAGGTGATTCCCGGCGTCGGGCATTTGATCCACTATGAAACACCTGGACCGGCAGCCACTTTCATCCGCAGCTTCCTTAAGGACCATCCCGCGTGA
- the glpK gene encoding glycerol kinase GlpK, with protein sequence MNQYVIAIDQGTTSTRAIVFDHSGSIVSSGQMEHEQIFPQAGWVEHNPAEIWNNTREVIASALSKANLTRHDIAAVGITNQRETAVVWDKTTGEAVYNAIVWQDTRTQDIVDALAKDGGPDRFKQKVGLPLATYFSGTKIKWILDNVDGARARAEAGHLVFGNTDSWVLWNLTGGVDGGVHVTDVTNASRTLFMDLETLQWDEEILSIFGVPRTMMPEIKSSSEVYGTVHTSQLLREVPVAGILGDQQAATFGQAAFEAGEAKNTYGTGCFLIFNTGEEIVHSKNGLLTTVGYKLGDAAPHYALEGSIAVTGSLIQWLRDNLGMISSAPEVETLAASVKDNGGVYIVPAFSGLFAPYWRSDARGAIVGLTRFVNRNHIARAALEATAFQTREVLDAVNADSGVPLTELKVDGGMVANDALMQFQADILGVPVIRPKVVETTALGAAYAAGLAVGFWKDLGECSANWSEDKRWEPQLDQAEQDRQLRLWKKAVTKSMDWVDEDVR encoded by the coding sequence ATGAACCAGTACGTAATCGCCATCGACCAGGGAACCACCAGCACCCGTGCCATTGTCTTCGACCACAGCGGGAGCATCGTATCCTCCGGGCAGATGGAACACGAACAGATTTTCCCGCAGGCCGGCTGGGTAGAGCACAACCCCGCCGAGATCTGGAACAACACCAGGGAGGTCATCGCCTCCGCGCTGTCGAAGGCGAACCTGACGCGGCACGATATCGCCGCCGTCGGCATCACCAACCAGCGTGAAACTGCGGTGGTGTGGGACAAGACAACCGGCGAGGCCGTGTACAACGCCATCGTCTGGCAGGATACCCGCACCCAGGACATCGTGGACGCGCTGGCCAAGGATGGGGGGCCTGACCGCTTCAAGCAAAAAGTGGGGCTCCCGCTGGCCACGTACTTCTCCGGAACAAAGATCAAGTGGATCCTGGACAACGTTGACGGCGCAAGGGCAAGGGCTGAAGCCGGCCACCTGGTCTTTGGCAACACCGACTCGTGGGTCCTGTGGAACCTGACCGGCGGAGTGGACGGCGGGGTCCACGTCACTGACGTCACCAACGCCTCCCGCACGCTGTTCATGGACCTGGAAACCCTGCAGTGGGATGAGGAGATCCTCAGCATCTTCGGTGTTCCCCGGACCATGATGCCGGAGATCAAGTCGTCCTCGGAGGTGTACGGCACCGTGCACACCTCCCAGCTCCTGCGGGAGGTTCCCGTCGCCGGAATCCTCGGTGACCAGCAGGCCGCCACGTTCGGCCAGGCGGCCTTCGAGGCAGGCGAGGCCAAGAACACGTACGGCACGGGCTGCTTCCTGATCTTCAACACCGGCGAGGAGATTGTCCACTCCAAGAACGGGCTGCTGACCACGGTCGGCTACAAACTCGGTGACGCTGCGCCGCACTACGCCCTGGAGGGTTCGATCGCCGTCACCGGCTCGCTCATCCAGTGGCTGCGTGACAACCTGGGCATGATCAGCAGCGCACCCGAGGTGGAAACCCTGGCAGCGTCCGTGAAGGACAACGGCGGCGTGTATATCGTCCCGGCCTTCTCCGGCCTCTTCGCACCGTACTGGCGGTCCGATGCCCGCGGCGCCATCGTGGGACTGACCAGGTTCGTCAACAGGAACCACATCGCCCGGGCCGCGCTGGAGGCCACCGCCTTCCAGACGCGGGAGGTCCTGGACGCAGTGAACGCGGACTCCGGGGTTCCGTTGACCGAGTTGAAGGTCGACGGCGGCATGGTGGCCAACGATGCGCTGATGCAGTTCCAGGCGGACATCCTGGGCGTCCCCGTCATCCGGCCAAAGGTAGTGGAGACAACCGCGCTGGGTGCCGCCTACGCGGCCGGCCTTGCCGTCGGCTTCTGGAAGGACCTGGGGGAGTGCTCCGCCAACTGGTCCGAGGACAAGCGCTGGGAACCGCAGCTGGACCAGGCCGAGCAGGACCGCCAGCTGCGCCTGTGGAAGAAGGCCGTTACCAAATCCATGGACTGGGTGGACGAGGACGTGCGATAG
- a CDS encoding glycerol-3-phosphate dehydrogenase/oxidase, giving the protein MRCRATQSPKGVVLGPKDFNVLPIASAPKPGVERTSVHHLRRRPHAKVLVVGGGINGVGTFRDLALQGVDVALVERGDYCQGASGASSHMIHGGIRYLENGEFRLVRESVVERNRLLRIAPHYVKPLQTTIPIFSTFSGVLAAPLRFLTHKQHGKPKERGAFLIKLGLSLYDSFSRDGGAVPRHQFRSGQRALAELPSLRPDVKYTATYFDASVHNPERLTLDVLQDGEKAGRAATGEGNGQGSTARASNYVSLQSVTGQPNPGTGRGSTVRLRDELTGEEFDFTADVIVNTTGAWVDLTNAAMGAASTFMGGTKGSHIVLDHPALLEACRGREIFFEHTDGRIVLIYPMGDRVLVGTTDVDADMSEDAICTDEEIEYFFDLIGHVFPDIAVTREQIVYTFSGVRPLPRHDATQPGFVSRDYRIERRETGQDGNGKGAVVLSLVGGKWTTFRALAEHMTNDVLGEIGMERKVSTAQLAIGGGAGFPADEAGVQKWIKAHMAAGRDADRTALLLTRYGTRAGAVMEYLDAGPDRLLRSTRELSVRELEFMAAHEQVGHLVDVLIRRTSLAFRGLVTGELLNEVAEVLSAPLGWNAAARAAEIKHAQDILERSHRVETHSLVA; this is encoded by the coding sequence ATGCGATGCCGCGCCACACAAAGCCCCAAGGGAGTTGTTTTGGGACCCAAGGATTTTAACGTCCTACCTATTGCTTCAGCGCCGAAGCCAGGAGTTGAGCGCACTTCAGTGCACCACCTCAGGCGCCGTCCACACGCCAAGGTCCTGGTGGTGGGGGGCGGCATCAACGGCGTGGGAACTTTCCGCGACCTCGCGCTGCAGGGCGTGGACGTCGCCCTCGTGGAACGCGGCGACTACTGCCAGGGGGCCAGCGGCGCCTCCTCCCACATGATCCATGGCGGCATCCGCTACCTGGAAAACGGCGAGTTCCGCCTGGTCCGGGAATCGGTGGTGGAACGCAACCGGTTGCTTCGCATCGCCCCGCATTACGTTAAACCGCTGCAGACCACCATCCCAATCTTTAGCACCTTCTCCGGTGTCCTGGCGGCACCGCTTCGCTTCCTGACGCACAAGCAGCACGGCAAACCGAAGGAGCGGGGTGCCTTCCTCATCAAGCTCGGCCTGAGCCTGTACGACTCCTTTTCCCGGGATGGCGGCGCCGTCCCGCGGCACCAGTTCCGCAGCGGCCAGCGAGCCCTTGCCGAGCTGCCGAGCCTCCGGCCCGACGTGAAATACACGGCGACGTACTTCGACGCTTCCGTGCACAACCCGGAGCGGCTCACGCTTGACGTACTCCAGGACGGGGAGAAGGCCGGGCGGGCGGCAACAGGTGAAGGCAACGGGCAAGGCAGCACCGCCCGTGCCAGCAACTACGTCTCGCTGCAGTCCGTCACCGGACAGCCCAATCCGGGCACCGGCCGGGGGAGCACCGTGCGGCTGCGGGACGAACTGACGGGGGAGGAGTTCGACTTCACTGCAGACGTCATTGTGAACACCACGGGCGCCTGGGTGGACCTCACCAACGCGGCAATGGGCGCTGCATCCACGTTCATGGGCGGCACCAAGGGCTCCCACATCGTCCTGGACCACCCTGCGCTCCTTGAAGCCTGCCGCGGCAGGGAAATCTTCTTCGAGCACACGGACGGGCGGATCGTCCTGATCTACCCCATGGGTGACCGCGTCCTGGTGGGTACCACGGATGTGGATGCGGACATGTCGGAGGACGCCATCTGCACAGACGAAGAAATCGAGTATTTCTTCGACCTGATAGGCCACGTGTTCCCGGACATCGCCGTCACCCGTGAGCAGATCGTCTACACCTTCTCCGGAGTGCGGCCGCTGCCACGCCACGATGCCACCCAGCCCGGCTTCGTTTCGCGCGACTACCGCATCGAGCGCCGCGAAACGGGACAGGACGGGAATGGAAAGGGCGCCGTGGTTTTGAGCCTGGTAGGCGGCAAATGGACAACCTTCCGTGCCCTCGCCGAACACATGACCAACGACGTCCTGGGCGAGATCGGGATGGAACGTAAAGTCTCCACCGCGCAGTTGGCTATCGGCGGCGGCGCCGGGTTCCCTGCCGATGAGGCAGGGGTCCAGAAATGGATCAAGGCGCATATGGCCGCCGGCCGTGACGCCGACCGTACGGCGCTGCTCCTGACCAGGTACGGGACCCGTGCTGGAGCTGTGATGGAGTACCTCGACGCCGGACCTGACAGGCTTCTGCGCTCCACCCGCGAACTGAGCGTCCGTGAACTTGAGTTCATGGCGGCACACGAGCAGGTGGGACACCTGGTGGACGTCCTCATTCGCCGGACCTCGCTGGCGTTCCGGGGCCTGGTGACGGGCGAGCTGCTCAACGAGGTGGCAGAGGTGCTGTCGGCGCCACTGGGGTGGAATGCCGCAGCCCGTGCGGCAGAGATCAAGCACGCCCAAGACATTCTGGAGCGGTCTCACCGCGTAGAAACCCACAGCCTGGTCGCCTAG